One window of Microbacterium sp. 1S1 genomic DNA carries:
- a CDS encoding DNA alkylation repair protein, which translates to MTVEEALAELAALEDPKQRAANEKRGDDHGINLSRLRAVAKRSKTDQPLARELWATGETSARLLALLVCRPRDYAADELDAMLRDTRPPKVNDWFVNYVLKKSPLAEELRLRWFDDADPTVAAAAWSLTTVRVTKDPGGLDLTHLLDLIERDLADAPPRLQWAMNETLANIGIDHPELRARAVEIGERLQVLADYPTAPGCTSPFAPLWIGEMVRRREG; encoded by the coding sequence ATGACAGTGGAGGAGGCGCTGGCGGAACTCGCGGCGCTCGAGGATCCGAAGCAGCGCGCGGCGAACGAGAAGCGCGGGGACGACCACGGCATCAACCTGAGCCGGCTGCGCGCCGTCGCGAAGCGCAGCAAGACCGACCAGCCCCTCGCGCGGGAGCTGTGGGCGACCGGGGAGACGTCCGCCCGACTCCTGGCCCTGCTCGTGTGCCGCCCCCGGGACTACGCGGCGGACGAGCTCGACGCGATGCTGCGCGACACCCGGCCCCCCAAGGTGAACGACTGGTTCGTGAACTACGTGCTCAAGAAGTCGCCCCTCGCGGAGGAGCTGCGGCTGCGCTGGTTCGACGACGCCGACCCCACCGTCGCCGCAGCGGCCTGGTCCCTCACCACGGTCCGCGTGACGAAGGACCCGGGCGGCCTCGATCTGACGCACCTGCTCGACCTCATCGAACGCGACCTCGCGGATGCCCCTCCGCGGCTGCAGTGGGCGATGAACGAGACCCTCGCGAACATCGGCATTGACCACCCCGAGCTGCGCGCCAGGGCGGTGGAGATCGGCGAGCGGCTCCAGGTCCTCGCCGACTACCCCACGGCCCCGGGCTGTACGTCCCCGTTCGCGCCCCTCTGGATCGGCGAGATGGTCCGCCGCCGTGAGGGCTGA
- a CDS encoding FUSC family protein yields the protein MRIPAAIRASQRSPLLQVVKSAAATIAAWLIASWVFPGQLPVFAAIAALLVVQPSVNQSLSKALERSIGVIVGVVIAVGLGLLLGSPSWIVLLAIVVAMLVAWIFRASPGTGNQVAISAMLVLALGSSSPEYAVARIVETLIGVVIGIVVNALIVPPVLVEPARRNVGLLGRELAASLDRLADALPAPQTPARLQELMVEVRLLRPMKDAADAAIAAGEESLTLNPRRSTHRADLQELKALLDRLSPIVTQTIGMTRAYFDHYDDRLGEEPAVAAIAEQLRRAGHDVRLAVQTTAPAPEPEALTSAIPALTAPLVIRPPSSQHWILIGSLMEDLRRIRGELLDED from the coding sequence ATGCGCATCCCCGCCGCGATCCGCGCCTCCCAGCGGTCTCCGCTGCTGCAGGTGGTCAAGTCGGCCGCGGCCACGATCGCCGCGTGGCTGATCGCGAGCTGGGTCTTCCCCGGACAGTTGCCGGTCTTCGCCGCGATCGCCGCCCTGCTGGTCGTGCAGCCGAGCGTCAACCAGTCGCTGTCGAAGGCGCTGGAGCGCAGCATCGGCGTCATCGTCGGCGTCGTCATCGCGGTCGGCCTCGGGCTGCTCCTCGGTTCGCCGAGTTGGATCGTGCTGCTGGCCATCGTCGTCGCGATGCTCGTGGCGTGGATCTTCCGGGCCTCCCCCGGCACGGGCAACCAGGTGGCGATCTCGGCGATGCTCGTCCTGGCGCTCGGGTCGTCGAGTCCGGAGTACGCGGTCGCCCGCATCGTGGAGACGCTCATCGGCGTCGTGATCGGCATCGTCGTGAACGCGCTGATCGTGCCGCCGGTGCTCGTGGAGCCGGCGCGGCGGAATGTGGGGCTGCTCGGGAGGGAGCTCGCGGCGAGTCTCGACCGCCTCGCGGACGCGCTGCCCGCCCCGCAGACGCCGGCGCGGCTGCAGGAGCTCATGGTCGAGGTACGGCTGCTTCGTCCGATGAAGGACGCCGCCGACGCCGCGATCGCCGCCGGGGAGGAATCGCTGACCTTGAACCCCCGGCGCTCCACCCATCGCGCGGATCTGCAGGAGCTCAAGGCGCTGCTCGACCGGCTGTCCCCCATCGTCACGCAGACCATCGGCATGACACGGGCCTACTTCGACCATTACGACGACCGCCTGGGCGAGGAGCCGGCCGTCGCCGCCATCGCCGAGCAGCTCCGTCGAGCAGGGCACGACGTGCGCCTCGCCGTGCAGACCACGGCGCCCGCCCCGGAGCCCGAGGCGCTGACCTCCGCGATCCCCGCCCTGACCGCTCCGCTCGTGATTCGACCGCCGTCCTCGCAGCACTGGATCCTCATCGGCTCCCTCATGGAGGACCTCCGCCGGATCCGCGGCGAGCTCCTCGACGAGGACTGA
- a CDS encoding SRPBCC family protein has protein sequence MVQIIETIDVDVPVRTAYNQWTQFESFPKFLDEVVSITQIDDTRTHWKVNVGGAEREFDAEITEQHPDERVAWNSVGGETEHAGVVTFHKLDESTTRVTVQLDWEPEGLLEKVGSLVGAGSHAVKKDLKNFKEFIESRGVETGAWRGDVDA, from the coding sequence ATGGTGCAGATCATCGAGACCATCGACGTCGACGTTCCCGTCCGCACGGCGTACAACCAGTGGACGCAGTTCGAGAGCTTCCCGAAGTTCCTCGACGAGGTCGTCTCCATCACGCAGATCGACGACACCCGCACGCACTGGAAGGTGAACGTGGGTGGCGCGGAGCGTGAGTTCGACGCCGAGATCACCGAGCAGCACCCGGATGAGCGCGTGGCGTGGAACAGCGTCGGCGGCGAGACCGAGCATGCCGGCGTCGTCACGTTCCACAAGCTCGACGAGTCCACCACCCGGGTCACGGTCCAGCTCGACTGGGAGCCGGAGGGCCTGCTGGAGAAGGTGGGTTCGCTGGTCGGAGCCGGATCGCACGCGGTGAAGAAGGACCTCAAGAACTTCAAGGAGTTCATCGAGAGCAGGGGCGTCGAGACCGGCGCCTGGCGCGGCGACGTGGACGCCTGA
- a CDS encoding TetR/AcrR family transcriptional regulator, which yields MTKDTILAQARAIFARRGYAETSLREIAEAVGIKTPSLYAHFPSKEALYAEVYASVSVDHTAYFDDLARRSAALEPLARLRHLLDGIEAYYRDRPDLAEFSLRAAVTEYGPAGGRLRQIFLDSESTLAAAVRQTYEDGVTAGVFVPGDVDGFTALVFVMMDGLFLQLTHYTPEVYRERFDQAWRHLSAVLSR from the coding sequence ATGACCAAAGACACGATCCTCGCGCAGGCCCGGGCGATCTTCGCGCGTCGGGGCTACGCCGAGACGAGCCTGCGTGAGATCGCCGAGGCGGTGGGGATCAAGACCCCGTCGTTGTACGCGCACTTCCCGAGCAAAGAGGCCTTGTATGCGGAGGTCTACGCCTCCGTCTCGGTCGATCACACGGCGTACTTCGACGACCTCGCCCGCCGGAGCGCGGCGCTGGAGCCGCTCGCCCGACTGCGTCACCTCCTCGACGGCATCGAGGCGTACTATCGCGACCGCCCCGACCTCGCGGAGTTCAGCCTTCGCGCGGCCGTCACCGAGTACGGTCCGGCAGGCGGGCGCCTCCGACAGATCTTCCTCGACTCGGAGTCGACCCTCGCCGCCGCGGTCCGCCAGACCTACGAAGACGGTGTCACCGCCGGAGTCTTCGTCCCCGGCGATGTCGATGGGTTCACGGCACTGGTCTTCGTGATGATGGACGGCCTCTTCCTCCAGCTCACCCACTACACGCCCGAGGTCTACCGCGAACGGTTCGACCAGGCCTGGCGGCATCTCTCCGCCGTCCTCTCCCGATGA